Genomic window (Microcaecilia unicolor chromosome 8, aMicUni1.1, whole genome shotgun sequence):
tAGGCTATCGTGACTAGAAAAAAGACTTGCTCATAAACAAAGGTGCCAGATTTTGCTCTGAAGCTAGATTTGAATAGCAACTCTAACCAGGCTTTGAGATACAGGGGAACAGAGAGAATTCATGACAATGAACAAGGTGGGTTTTGAAATGAGAGAAGTTTCTTGCCATTTGCAGCATATAACACTTTTGCTTCAGAACAAAAAATAGTTAATCCAGCCTATTCCTCTATACTATAACTGCATTTATGATTAGCATATTTAAAAGTCACCCTGGGAAGTTCTCCTAAACATGTGTAAAGCTACTTCAAGCTGGTGGCTAGAGGAAAGGAATATAATTACAGTGAAATTTTTGTCAGTATGAAATGGTGTCAAACACATGCACTAAACCAAAACTGTAGCCTATTACTTCAGACCTAAACTCAAACTCTTCCGTTAAGACCCTACTGAGCATGACAAGTCAGCAGTTTTAAATCCGGTGCAGGGGACCAGCCCAATCATCCAGATTAGTATTTTGTGTTACAGGGTAGGTTAGGTTTCATTCCTGATCCCATCACGTCTAAGCCCTGCCAAGGTAAGACTAAGTCATAAGGAAGGAAAATCTTGGGCATTGCTATATAGTCATTTCTTAGTTTGACTCtggtggtggcaggagggggaaggggagggaagaaaatgtAAGTGTATGATTTAGGAGGACTAGAATTATACCTAGTTTGTATGGATTAGGATTATTTGTTTTTCCAAACCAGGGTTTAAGATGAGTTACATTTCAGGTAGAGTAGGTATTCCTCTCCCCCACAGGGTTTACAATCCAAGTTTGccctccactgcctcaagtaTAAAGtcactttcccaagatcacaagaagtacTGGTGGCAGATGTAGATCTGAATTCCTCAGTTCTCTGCCCACTGCTCTACAAAGACTAAGCTACTCTGCTCAGACAGGGAGATAGGGCATGTCACCAGACATGTGTCCACAGCTCTTCAACTTAGGGAGCTCCCTATCAATATGGTACAGAGAGCTTAAAACCAAAAGTATGAGAAGAGAAAGCATGTTGGTCAGGAAAACAAATACCTGGTGCATACACCATTTCAATAACAATCTACTGCTAAAGCAATTAATCCTGGAAGTGCTTGCCAGGTATCTctttaaatgcattttaaaaatttAGCTTAAATTTGCTGCCAACTACTGCCATGCACACAAATTAAAAATGTGCACCCCCAAAAGTATAGGCAGCAAAATGGTCTTCTGCACATAAGCCATGTGTCAGTCCTTAAGGTCCATCAAAGTGCTTATTTTCCCACATTCCAAGTTTATAAgagcatttaaaaaataaaattaaatccaTCTAGAGACTGCAGCAGACATATGATGCTGAATGGCATTTCCAAATATGAGCTTTTTTAGCCATTCAAAGCAAATGATAAAAGTTTCACGACTTTGGTTGCTTCAGAAGATCAAACTTGGAAGCCAGCATGTTGGAAGGGCTTGTGTGTGGCTAGCAGATAAGAGGTGAGGGTGAGTTACATACAATATGACACCTTCAGCTTTCAGGACTACAAATCTGAACAGTTAAAAGTATCAGTCAACAGCAGCTGCGTTTTGTCGCCGATGGTTGTCTTCTAAGTTTGAAGCCCTTACCAGCAGATGTAAGATTGGCATCGGTTGATGGAATTCTTCgacctgcacaaaaaaaaaaaaaaaaagttgtctcAAGGAAGAAACTGTTTCATAACCTAAAATCACTGTTTTAGGATCTACAGATATGATTAATTAAATTCTCTTTGTAAGGGCTTTTTCTGCCCAAGCTACTTGTAGTGTTGCCATTTTCTAATCATTTTAATCCTTTGGCTGTCACATTTTAagcgagattttttttttaagctcaaAACTTTTCAGTAGTGGCTGCTGGTGAgttatatttaggtgcagaaggtACGTCCTCATctacagagagcttacaatctaattttgcaaTGTTATGAATGCTGGGGTtgagggcagaaatttgggagggggccCAAAAGCATACTAGCAGGCTGTATCTTCTTCAGCTTTGGGAGCCCTGTGGTCTGGGGGCCCaaagcaattgccctgtttgtatCCCCCCAAGCCAGCCCTGCAGAGGTGAGTGGGTTGCCAATGGTCAGTATGTCAGTGCGATTTGAACCCTGATTTCCCTAGTTCTCTGCCTACTGCTCATTCTGAGTGAAGCAACTCTAGGTTCAACTAGTCTTACACCCCTCTCTTCATAAATATTTTTCCACTAATTTGCTGAACTGTCTTCCTGACCTCCAAAAGTAGTCTGAATGTTATTTCCAAATTTTTGAATATTTATCTTGCCCTGATAGGACTGGTTTGGTGGTTACAGAAGTGCTTGGGAACCAGGGAAACTAGGATTCAAATGCTGCTCCTGCCATTGACACCCTTTGTGATCCTAGGCAAGTCCTTTTATCTCCTGTTGGTACAGGTACCCACTTAGAATATAAGCTCTTTGAGGCAGGAATATGTCGTATCCAGGCTATACCGTACTGTGTACATCCAGAAACCCTAAAAAGATAAGTACTATTAATTTGCTAAGGTCTGAAACTATCACAGTTCTTACAGCTGACATGTGTACACACATGTCTGTTCACCCAACAAAGGCTGCTTGGTTGATATGACCTCACATTCCTAGACACAGGAGGGAAGACATTGCTATGCCAATGCATTTCTCAGATTCCGTTATATTTACACTGGATTCAAAAGAAATATGAGAGCGAGAGAGTTGGTTGGATTGCTTAGAAGTACAAAATCAAAATACATTTCACTCAACTGTGACCAAGACAGGGTAGGAGGCTAATTAAAAGATATGTACAGACAGATCCTTCTCAGTTAGAAGCCTTTCTCATTAAATAGTGGCTCAACCTGTTTCTAGGATTTTCTCAgtttctttttgtttattttttaatttcaggtGGAGATTAAAGTTCTCATATTTAATTAAATATGTTCTTGAGCCCAGACAGAATAGTAAGTTCTCATATTGATGGTTTTATTTTCCTTGTAGTAAAGAATTGTactgttatttttttctgtttctgtagaaaaatttaataaaataaaaaaaagacttgcagggattatataaataaaaattaagcttGCCATCAAGCCTGTGCATGGAGGACATAAGGCAACaggttttattttcaaaaaatattttactcCATTCCCTCAAATGCTGCTAAAGGAAACatcttttgtttttaaaacttttactTCATTCCCTCAAAAATTGTTAAAGGAAAAATCTGTTGTTTATGATGTTACTGCAAAGTGAACACAGTAATCAGATCATATGAAGCAGTTTCTAAACCAAATCTGAGAAATAGTTCCTTTTTGAATTCCCAGCTTAATTGGAATCTACAGAAGTTATAGCACTATGAGCTTAACCCAGCCGCTGCAGTAAGAGTCCTTAGTCATGAGCTGCACACTGCAGCTCTGTAAATGGGTACAACATGCATCCTACATAACTAGTAGTTGTTATTAAAAAAGACTGGAAATTTCGCCATCTGGTTGTTACAGCAACTCCAGTCCCCAAAGAGCTGGACTCTACAATCTCCTGCATGGTAGTTAAGCTGCCCTTTAACAACTGCATACATAAAATTCCTGTGGTGACATTAGAAGCCTAGTTTCAACTGTCAACACTACTGGAATCAATTAAACATGGGATTCCAAAATCACATCCTACTGAACATGATTACGAATTATTCATAGTAATTCTTTCAAAGGCTGGCAAGTCACTtttagaaaatacagaactgcaTATTCAACAGCTATTAAATGAAAAAAGGAGAACTTACATGTGAACAGTTTACTGCTACCTCATCAAGAGCGACTGAAAGTTTAATGTTAAAGCTATTTAATCTCAATTTCATTTACAGATGTGTTCAAATACTGTTAACAGCCAAAAGTATGAATAAAAGCTTTAGGACAGACACACAAAGTGAAAGTATAGTGTCATGTAAATAGTCTTGTGCCTGATTCATATATCAAGTTAAGGGTTAGGGTCTTGCATAAAAATGTGTATGTTTTTCCTATCCTCTGAATTATTTGTCTAATCATATAAATTAGCCTAAATGAAATGAGGTCAAATATGCAAATAAATTCCCAATGGAGTGTTTTCAACCCTCTCTTCTTTCACCACAAAGCTGAATTGCTTTGAGAGGCTAGAAAGCCAGGACAAATACAAAACAGCAAGGTCTTTAATCAGTTCTTCTGGCTATTCAGCCTCTCTGATCCACATTGTCTTGAATTGTTAAGTGTGAGACATTCAGTAAGACAGCAGTGAAACACTCTAAAGTCACAAGTCTCCACACAACAACCTGCTAATTGAAAACTGTGACATTTCTGCATGCTTCAAATTTTCAAGTAAACAAAACAGGTGGCAACACTTGCCCTCAATCAATTAAAACAATTTTAGATAGTGTCACATTTCTGAAATTCTCTCTCATAGATTCCAAAGAATTTGGGTAAAACTCTGGCAGCAACCCTATTCAGATGTTTCACAAAATTACTTCAGACTGGCAAGAGATAGCTTTATGCAGTGAAATGTCATTTCTGACACCAGCCACATGAAGCTCCTACAGTCAGTGAACGGTAGGCAATTTGACTATTGCTAACATGACTTCTCCTGAAACTCCAGAGCATTTGTGTGAAGCTGATTAAACAATCTGTACAAATAATGCAACAGAACAGCTTTCTTACCTGTGCATCTTGTACAAGTCACTGtactgaaatccaagtggaaCAAGTGTGAGtctaaggggtagatgcatcaagcaaacgtaaaaaaatcaaaatcgttaaaggccctaacgatttttaaaaaacgaagaatgcaccaaaaaaaaaagtcacacatgctcagatcggtatagaaacgtacaatgtatcaaagaatcacaatacacatcgttaatcggcccccaaatcatgcgcagagcagccaagcgttatgttagctgctctgcgcatgccacaaagtcaaaacacagtcaaatcacaagcacatggctcccaaatcaaaacaaaaataaaaaaaaagggttgggagggggcaagggcgctcatcaggagcgtcctgtacggacggccttgccccccccccccccgctgctccccactttctgccgctccccccaccccgaaaaagcaaaattcaagcagcccctgcccccctcccttcctcactactctctcacctcagctccgcctcccgacatcctccatcctgtgccccgcccccttttggggtcgtcgccgccattccctcctccatcgggcccccctccctctctcctctgtccgaaggcgctgcacgggcaagacgacagctgatgcctgccttcgcccagcttcgatggcgcgtctttctcctgctgggcccgcccctgtctgacgtcagtaacctacgtaggttactgacgtcagacaggggcggccccagcgcgtctttctcctgctgggcccgccccgtctgacgtcagtaacctacgtaggttactgacgtcagacaggggcgggcccagcaggcgaaagacgcgccatcgaagccgggcgaaggcaggcatcagctgtcttcttgcccgtgcagcgccttcggacagaggagagaggcgctgcacgggcccggtaagagggaggggggcccgatggaggaggggaatggcggcgacgaccccaaaagggggcggggcacaggacggaggatgtcgggaggcggagctgaggtgagagagtagtgaggaagggaggggggcaggggctgcttgaattttgctttttcggggtggggggagcggcggaaagtggggagcagcgggggggggggggggggggcaaggccgtccgtacaggacgctcctgatgagcgcccttgccccctcccgatcctttttttatttttatttatttatgtttttctgacgtcctttggaccaatcacagcgcttttagctctgctaatgcgctgggattggctcaaagtttgtttatttttttacttaatgatttttcctggcagagagctgtcctaacgagtggtccagacctctcgttagatttcctgcctttttcctgcgtaaaggcaatcggaaaaggttagtgcatgtcgtttcaatggggttttcacactaattgctcatctccattccgttttcgttagctgctggcttcctcggtaaaagccctttgatgcatgcaacggatcaaattttcctcgttggagagtcattaaaggctcatttagctttagtgcatctgcccctaagACCTTTCTAACAATAGTACTGTCATCTATGCAGTAGTTTTTCCATTTTATAAATATTAACAAATGTAAAAGATAAcctcatggattaaaaaaaacatatagctTTACTTACTTATCTCTATAAACAATtcatttatatttattgcatttttggcACTGGTCTCTACGAATATTGCATGGATAGAGTCTGCATAGTCTTTTGCATCCTTTTCTAGGACTTcccttaaaaataaaaagcaaagatTAATGAGTTAACTatgaaaaggacaaaaaaaataaattcacctATGTGTATAGCTGTATATAGCGCTATATTACATATCAGGGAGGGAATTAAATAAATGGTGCCTGAGAACTAAGGAGCAGATGTTCCGAAGTAAATGAGGGCACTAGAGGTCATTACTGCCAGACAAGTGCCCGCATTTACTAGCGCACTATGCTCAGAGGCCCTCACCATGGGAAACAGTGAGCTCAGGAAAGAACAGCgaaaatagcatgctaatgtacaCAGAagaatgtaaatgaggtcatctcctattccctccaatgctcagagaaTAGCTCGCTTCACAAAGGCGCCCTTACCTGTAAACcgtatgccagctcggagctggcattagggtatTTGAAGAAGAAGGAGAAGAAGTGGTGCTCAAATAGTTGAAGAGATCTGATATGAGAGCAGAAGGTCTGCGGCTGGAACTCTTGCATAATGTAATCCCGAAAACCCTGCAGCCCGGGTTATTCTTAAGTCTTTGAGGAGTGTGGGGACTGCTGCAGTGTGTATGGGCAGTGGGAGCCAAGGAATAGGACAGTCcgaagaggggagggggtggaagagtTCCCGTATGGACTGAGGGGAGCCCCGCGGAAGAGGCAAAAAGGCGCCAGACAAAGGGTCTGTATgggggaagaaaggcaggaggagAGCTCCTGCCTGCAATTACACTATTACCCTTACTAACTGATCAGGCAATAACAAGACAAGCAAGGCCAGTTCCGGCAAGAAAAGTCACTGactgggcatgtgcacaagagctgcacTTGACGCACAACTCTTGAGCGCATGCAATAGACACAATTCTGCCccttaacttcctaatgctcaacactaacagtgtacatatatttgcatactattagtgttgagcattagggagttgttttgcCGCACTGTTCCAgaaccagagttttgagcattggggcctaagCGCTATAAAGGaagtgtgccctttatagaatagcatttggtgcagatctggcacctaacttttgagCACCATACTTATGCTagaagcaggtgtaaataccGACACCCAACTTAGGCTCGCTTTGGATGAATTCCTAATTCTGTGTGCAACTAATTGAAAAGCTCTCGATACACCCCTGGCcgtacccccttttcagatatatgCTGTGAGAGTTAGGCAATGagccttacagaatagcgcagcccagttacatgtgcaaattctaattgatgacaattaactgcaataattggttgtcacCCATTTATTGCAAGTTAAGGGATCATTGATCaacttgggcatgcacccaaattctGACAGACAACTTTtgatgccatatataaaatctgaggGCAGATGTACAAATTAGTTGGGACTGCAGTTTTAATGCTGTACCTGTAacacaaagggctagattctatatattgtgcctcgatttctgtgcagaaatcaaagtgtattttataaagtgtgcTTTAATTTAGGtttatgttacagaatacactgagtACTGATctgcacgactaaatttagtcgtgaacaattacaccaactaaaaactggtgcaaatcccaatgcctaaattaggagtggagtgggtgtattctataacaatgtgcatagattttagaaatgcccacgacacTCTCATTCCActcataaccacacccacttttcaactatgcaactcagaatttacatgcaccacgctacagaatacgcttagcaagtagtgctaataaattctaattaattccaattagtgctgataattgcttgttaacatccaattgtcaGTGCAGATTAGCTTGCTaactaagttatgcacattattatggaatatgctttgatttccaggAGGAAATCGAGtcgcgatatatagaattccaGGGAAAACGATCTCTGTTTATTCATGATTCTTGGCCAATGTAATAGAATTTTCCCTTTGATGTGGCATCACTGGAAACTGACCAACTTTTCTCATACACCTACTAGCTTCTCAGTCTTCTTCCTCTTGCCCTTTTGTTCTTCCTTCATTCTCTGCTTCTCATAGCCAAGAATTTGCCTTTTCTATCTGCTGCCTGAACATTGCACCAACACAGATGAATGAGGTGTATAAAGCCTGTAATAACTTAGTTACTTGCTCATGACGGTATCAAGAGCTCATATGACCAGCTACCgagaaacaaaactaaaaaacCCTTATTCTTGTACCAGTCCAAGCTTCTGCCAGTGTTGAGTGATATAAATGACCTTTTTAGTTGTATTATTCTAGTCGCTAATAAAACACAAAAACTGTGTGAACAGTAAATGTGCTTTTAAGGAGAATCCAGAATCCTTTTGCTACATGAAAGGACAgattttccaacatttaactcaaaTACTGTGAAACAGGGCCTTAGTACTTGAACCTTACACTTCTCCACAGGCACAAAAAGCCCAAGACAGCATTTAATTAATAGAACAGTGTTCAAAGTACCACTTGGaggaaaaagaaataaatgggGCTGGATTTGTAATTTTCAAATCCTTTTCTTGGATCTTTGACAAAATCAGCAAATATTTAAGTTTCTATTTTGTCAAAACTTCAATTTGTTACCACCACAAGCGTTAGTAGCTAATTTTTTCTTACCATGAACTTTAAATTTCATCTAAAATTTTCTTCTACTCGGTATTTATGGAAAATCTGAGTAACACTATTGTAGAATACGGACTGCACATAACAGTAACAACCCCTTTCAAGGGACATAGTACATTTCCTATTGCAGTATTGCGCAGTATACACTTTAAAGACCTTTGAGAGTCAGAGAGGAACAACATTCTTGTTGGTTTATCATATACAGCTTGATTATTTCATGTAACTTCTAAACATATATCCAAATTTACTTGCTGGTCTACAACTTGTACAGCACTTGGTAGGCAAACAGTATTTTAATAGAAGTTTTTGTTACCTAATGTTCATATCTTACCTCACATCATTTAGGTCACACTTATTTCCTGCAATAGCTACAACTATGTTAGGGGGTCCATGCTGTCTAAGCTCTTTCACCCAGTTCTTTAATGTTGAAAATGTTTCCTGGTAAGAAAGAGAAATTCAGTTTTAGATAAATTATGAAGTGCtattagcagaaaaaaaaaaaggaagaccaTTTGGACTCACTTCTTTTGTGATATCATAAACTATAATTGCTGCTGCAGATCCTCTGTAGTACATCGGTGCTAACGCACGGAACTGTGGATAGAAGGAAACAGGTTAAACATCAGACATGCACCACAGTCTGTGATTGATCAGTCTAGAGCAGAGATTTTCATACTTTTTCATCTCAGGGAACACTTACAcggtgctaaaattgtcaagaCACACCTTCacaaatggtccagcattttagcATCTACTCCCCACCCAAACATGGTCAAGcattttcccttcctccctccccccacacctgcACCCCCATACATGGTCCAGCACTTtatcatcttctccctctcccctacaAATAGTCcaacatttaccttctcttcccccccaccaAGCCTCACAAATAGTTCAGTATCTTACCTGTTCCTCCTCCAGCCATTGAATAGGCATCTTTCCTTGTCTCTCtagacaccctcccccccccgtatACCTTCTTGTCTCCAGCAGTCGGCAATACCGAGCAGTGATTCATACAGTCTGTTTGTACCAaccccagagccttctctctgatgtagcttcctacttatgtggaagcaggaagttacatcagagcgaAGCTGCTTGCTGGCACCGATCGGTAGAGACAAGGAAACTTATATACTCTgttctggcacaaattaagctggctCTACTAATAAAATGACCTCAACTCCTGTGGCACACCTGCGGACCAGccatggcacactggttgaaaaacgctgGTCTAGAATACTTGAAACTAGGATGCTATTCTCATCTGGACATATGCATTTTTCCTACCAGTGGGATTTTACACAGGTAATTAGTACAAAAAAATCCTGTCATAGTGGAGAGGGATAATGCCAAGAACAAGTGCCACAGAAAAGACAAGAACTGGCCATGGACACAAGAGATAGACCACAGGAAAAAACTGTCAATGAATCGCATCCTTCATGCATGTAGATGTATGTGCACTTTCATGAAAGCTACATGTGTTTATGTAGTAGAAATACACACAAAAAGAAGATGTGCATCACTTGTGCCTGCTTTTTTTGAAGGtaaaaaaatgaaagcaaaaGTGGGGGTGTACTTTCACTATGAAAACCTGATGTGCAACCATAGGTAAATATCTTCTGTAAGGATTCTGCGACATTTCATTCATGTCAACAATGTAGACAGCACATCCACTTATCTACCACTGTTGCGCTAGCCCAGAATGTGTGGCAGAATATGTGAGAGAACCGACTAAAAAAACAAAGTGACTGACTAAGCATACAcgggggagaaagggaagagcaGGGTATGACATCTAGGTTTACTAATCAAAGATGCTACCAATGTATACCTATACTGCAGTTCTTATACTTATGTTTGAACTCTTGATGCTAAATACTTTGTAAGGTACCTTCATCTCTGGACTTCTTCAGCTCACTAGAGAGTTTAGTTAAACAGAGTTCTAGCATTATGGAAAAGACATACAAGGCAATTGCTAATATCAAAATAGTTGCACACTGGAAAGACATAATACAGTATCCAAAGAAAGACAGGTAAGTGTTTTTGTAGAAAAGCTTAATAGAAAGCTTTTTCTGCTCCTCTTGAAATAATTTCATGAGCTCTCTAGACGTTCATGACTTTTCTCCAACCAGCATTTTTTCAAAATTGAAACTGAAAAGTTTGCTCAGCTAGACAAAAATCCGTGTTGAGAACTGGGCAGTATCATTGAGTGATGCAGCTGTGAGACCATGTTGATGAATCAAGCCACAGTTTAAGGGGTGTTTTAAAATGTAATACTcaagtttaattaaaaaaataatccatTTTATTCCAACTATTTTCGCCACACTGAAACCATGATACAAAAATGAATAGAACATATAAAAACCTGAGGGACTGTATAAAACTTGGCTCGAGGGGCTGGTGTATTTATTGTTTGAAAAGCATCTAGAATGTAAATGAAAACCTGTTTGGTAAACCACTATTTGAACTGCTTA
Coding sequences:
- the RAB22A gene encoding ras-related protein Rab-22A, with protein sequence MALRELKVCLLGDTGVGKSSIVWRFVEDSFDPNINPTIGASFMTKTVQYQNELHKFLIWDTAGQERFRALAPMYYRGSAAAIIVYDITKEETFSTLKNWVKELRQHGPPNIVVAIAGNKCDLNDVREVLEKDAKDYADSIHAIFVETSAKNAININELFIEISRRIPSTDANLTSAGKGFKLRRQPSATKRSCC